The nucleotide window GGCTGGGACTTGCCCAGAGCTCACCCCCTTTGCCAGCTTGGCTTTAACCCATGGCAGGAGCCCAGCTTTTGATTATGGCAAAAGGCACCGTGTGCGCTCACAATCAGTATTTTATAAAGCACCCAGGGCACTGCTTTTATCACAGAAATAACTCGATTCAAGTCCAGCCACCTCACGCATGTTCAtggatttaattatttatttctgcttcctccCCAGCCTCATCCACCCGAGGGCGAGAGGATTTTGTCTGACCCGAGCCGTGACTTTGCAGCTCTGAATCGAGGCCGTGCAGGtgaggagggagctgctggtCCTGGCTCCCTGAGCAGCGCCACCTCGGGGCTCCCCTGGCCGTGCCGTCTGATCTAACCCCATGTGTTTGCTCAGCAGGAACCACCCCGAGAGCCTGGCGCTGCCCAGGGGGCGATTTTGGGGTGATTTATTACTGATAATGGCGCTCTCCAACCTGTCCGATTACTCCGACGACCTTGATAACTACAACGACTACCTGGATTACACCTACGAGGAGACGAGCAGCGCGTGGAGCAGCCCGTCCCACGACCCCAAGGACATCGCCAGGATCCTCTCCGTTGTCATCTACAGCGTGTCCTGCGTGCTGGGCATCCTAGGGAATGGCCTGGTCATCGCCATCATAACCCTGAAGATGAAGAGGTCGGTCAACGCCATCTGGTTCCTCAACCTGGCCGTCGCCGACTTCCTCTTCAACATCTTCCTGCCCATAAACATCGCCTACACGGCCATGCGGTACAACTGGATCTTTGGGACAGTCATGTGCAAGCTGAactccttcctcctcatcctcaacATGTACACCAGCGTCCTCCTGCTCACCACCATCAGCTTCGACCGCTACGTGTCGGTGGTTTTTCCCGTCTGGTCCCAAAACCATCGATCCACCAACCTGGCCTATTTGGTCTGCCTCATCATCTGGACCGTCGGCATCATTATGAGCTGCCCGTCTCTGGTTTTCCGAGACACGGCGCAGGCCCGCAACTCCGTGATTTGTTTCAGCAACTTTTCCCTGTCCAGGAACAAGTCTTACCAAGCCCTGGCCCTGATGAGGCACCGGACGGTGAACATCACCAGGTTCCTGGCGGGGTACATCCTCCCCATCACCATCATCACCTTCTGCTACGTCGCCATCGTCTTCAACCTGCGGCGAAACCGCCTTGCCAAGTCCAAAAAGCCCTTCAAGATCATTGTCACCATCATCGTcaccttcttcctctgctggagCCCCTACCACCTGCTGAACCTCCTGGAGACAGAGCCCGACATGGTCTCGCGCTCCGTGTTCGAGATCGGCATCCCCATCACCACGGCGCTGGCGGCCTCCAACAGCTGCATGAACCCCGTCCTCTACGTCTTCATGGGCCAGGACTTCAAGAAGTTTAAGGTGACCATCCTTTCCAGACTGGTGAACGCCCTCAGCGAGGAGACGGGCCACTCCAGCATCGTCCACAGGAGCTTCTCCAAGATGTCTTCGATGACCGAGAAGGAGACGACGGTCCTCTAGGGTGCTTGCGGGAGGGCCGTGGCCCTCCGGCCTTGCCCGTGCCCACCACGAGGATGGTGACCACCTTGGTGTGGGACGAGCACAGTCTGGTGCTGTCCTACAGCATGTTCTCTGACTGGTCCTGCTGTCGGGGGGCTGCCAGGCGCTGGGGACcccctgctttgtgctgcccGATTGCCCCGAGCTGTCCCAGTTATTTAAGAAAACGTTGCAGGACATTTTTATCTATAATGTCACCGTGTGGCCTGTGCTCCTGGCCAGGGCACCATCCGTTTTCAGAGACATTTGCAGCTCAGAGATGTCAGCACCAGGCTGTGTTGGTGCCCACGTGTGGACAGACCGGAGGCCATGGGCGACGTTTGGGCTTGAGATGCTGAGGGCTGAGCTACAGGTGCTCTGCGAGGAGCCCAAGTGCTGGACAGGCTCgtgacaaagggaaaaataagcaaaaagggggaaaacagcTGAATTCTTTGGCGGGGGACATGTCTGAGGACTGCCTGGCTGTCTGGATGGGTGGTTCAGTGGGTACCACTGCGGGCAACCTTGGTGGCActcttcccctgccctgtgTATGCATATAACTacttattttaacattttgtggTGTATTGGTACTAGCACAACTTGTTTTTAACTGTGATGTGAGCACTCTGTACCCGGCAGAGGCACCAGAATAAACACAGTGCCCACCAAGCGTTGTGGGACTCCTGCACAGAGGGTTTGGAGCCAGGCAACCAGCGCGGCTTTTTGGCCAGGAGCCACCTGCCAGGGTGGGGGATTGGCTCGTGCCCGGGGTCACCAAATGGgagaaaataaggagaaaagattaatttgaagttttctttgaaaaaaaagccCCTTTTCTTCAGAGCCGGGTGCCTTTTGCACATTTGGATGCTGGGCCTGTGAGTCCTGGTGGGTCCTTGCAGAGTGCCCCGGTGAAGGGTGGCCGAGCAGCATCTCAATCCAATTTCATGCACAGTTAATTTGGGAGATAATTCACGGTCTGGGCTTCTTGACGGTGACAAACGGGTGACACCGGTGTCGCTCTTATTTATGGCTTGATTTCTCCATGTCACCCCCAGAGCCTGTAACTCCTGGGAGGACGGGGAAGGACCATGTAGGTGACAGGGGGAAGCAGGctttggggacattttgggTGCCCCTGGGGGGTCCCAACCCTCGTGGTGCCCCCAGGATCTTCCCCACGCATCACCCATTGCAGGTCTGCTCACAGGTGCACACAAAGGCTGgggaatccttttttttcccttaaaaatcaaaaggaaaaagtccAAACCAGGAGCAGACAAAAACCAATTGGTGAAGCCCAAGCACGGAGCCGCGGGGATGCTGTGGGTGCTCGCAGAGGCAGCCGAGGTTCGGGTTACGGGATGGGGTGAAAACCTCACGCAGTGAGAGCAGGAGGTGTTGTGGCTGGATTCTGTGAGCCCGTCCCATCTGTTATTACAGCAAATACCTCCCCAAAAAAAGCAGTGACTCGGTACGTAACCTTGGGTTAAACCAGCATTACAATGACAGCTTCGGAAACCTAATATTTGAGCTCGCCTCCCTGGTTGTTTGCCTAGTTAATATGAAACCTGCTTTACATACAAATACCCCCAATACTCACTGAAGCTCTGCACACGAAGGGGAAGGAGCCCAAAGCTTTTCAGGTGCTTCCTAGCGTGTaatcctgcctggctgcagaaCAACCTCAGCAGCAGAACCGCTCTGTGCAGGCACTTCCAAACCccgatttttttccccttttgtcaGAGCTGCAAAGAAATGCACCTAAATATTGCCCCGATATTGCCTAAATATTGCAGATCAAGGTTTTAGGGTAGTGCAGGGCTAGCTGGGAGAGAAGAGCATCAGGTCTGggggctgggacccccagcTCCATTCCCAGACCCCCTTATCCCTCCCCAAgacccccatccccacctcaggaccccatccccaccccaagACCCCGTTCTCCACCCACAGCCATCCCAGCTCTCCCCACCCATGGGTGTCCCATGCTCTGTAGggcccagcacccccagcccggTACCACTGCACCCAGCACCCTCCCAGTGTGCCAAACCCACCGCTTCCCTCCCCAAATTCCTGCCTCTTGCCAGCGCCCCGTAactgcggggctggggctcaTTTCGCACGAGCGTTTGGGAAATTACTCCAGAATACACTGAAATCATTTCTGCGGAACACATTACCGTCCTTAATGACTGTTCTTTTTCAATTAGCTGTCACAGCCCTGAAATAAAGCGGTGCTTTACTCCTCCGATAAATCACACCCTTTATTTGGGATtggatttaaggaaaaaaaaaaaaaaaagagagagaataaacATGCTAtcatttcccttccctcagTGCCAGGCGGGCTGGAGCCATGTTTAAATTATCTCCGCTGCATTCAGGCAGATTGTCAACTgtaaattttacagaaaatagtaAAAACGATAAATAAACATGCTTCTTTTGTAGCGGATGAATATTACGGCTGCTCAGATTTATAACCCTCATCTCCCATACATTTTATGGCTTTTGTAAAAGTGCTGTCGCAGCTTCTGTATTATGCTGctaaggtttttttcttttttcttttttctttttttttttttttttttcccctctcatttAAACAGCTTCGTGTTcatctgggaggaagaggagcccTGCTTGGGGCCCCCAGTTCATCACCAGGAGATGTCACTGGTGTGGCTGGGAATTGAGCTGCTCCCCATCCTCACCCTCATCCTCATCacacccccatccccatctcgTCCCCatctcatccccatcccctcccaccGCCCCCAAGCAGCCTGCTGAGTGCCGAACCCACGCAGAATTGGGGGAAATGCGGGCGGTTTTGGTGCAGACGCCGTTGCCAGGGCAACTGCTGAGTAACCCATCCAGCCCAGCTGGCGCGGCGCAGGGGATGCAGAGCATGGGGGGTGATGGAGCCTGAAgataacacaaaaaaaaaaaaaaaaaaggggttttAATGCAGGAGGGATGCCAGGGGGCCAGAGACACCTTGTCCCCTTTGCACATGATGCCCCTCCAAGCGAGTGACGTCCCACACGTGCTTTCGGTGCTGCCGCTAAAACTAAAAGCATTTCAGCAACTCCAGCCACGAGGGCGGCTGGCCAGGAGCAAAGGAATAAATCCCACCAAGCCCATTCTTTTTATAGGGCCCCAGGAATGATAAGAGGCGATGGAAATAAAGTTTGCAGTAAATCTATCAGCTCTCACTACGCTCCGGAATAAACCTGCCTTTAAGGATGCTGTAGGGGCAATAAAACTGCCAGGAAGGGGCACCCGTCAGCGCTTCGGATGGGGGAACGTCATTAACGCAATTAACGCTGACCAGAGCGGGGCTGGGACCCGGCGTCACCCCCGGGGGACCCCACAAAGACACGGGGAGGCGGGATAGCAACAAAACTCCTTTAATAGCCGGGTTGACCTGAGGATTTGTTCGGACAGAGGTaggcagccccgcggccgccgcggACCAAGGAGCGCGAGGTCGGGACGGTGCCCGCTGCCGGGACGGGCGCACCCGGGCTCCTGGAGACCTCCAGCAAAGGACGAGGTAAAACCAGCACGCTCCTGACAAAAATACATTCGTGGGCGAGCGGCTCCCTTTGCCCAGAGACCCGAAAACgtggagccgggggggggggtccccgcagccccggcacCCCGTCCTGCCCCCTTAGGCGGCGTCAGCTCCGCACGCGCgttagaaaaatataatttatcgAAATTCTCCTTTTGCCAGCGgagttttcttctctctctttgaaTATAGCTCGATAGGTGTCTCTAGATTTCGGCCTGTGCACGTGTTTCTATCAAGATCAAGAGTTCCAAGCCAATCCTTAAGGACCTAACTGTAGAAAAGGCTGCGCACAAGATATGGCTTTTGCACCTACACCCGGAGGGACtcggggctgggaggagggcaggtGCCTGTGTGGGGCGAAGCCTGGGCAGGGGCCAGGGCCACATGCAGCCCTGCATGGAGCCAGATTTGCAAATGGCATCTTGTGGGTGTGCACAGAGctcctttgctttcctccctccccaaggACAGGAGGGCTCACCCCATGCCCAGGTCCGTGCCACCCGCTCACCTTGGTCTCCGTCGTGCCCATGGTCACAGCTTGGACCTGCTCCAGGTCGCACCCAGACCCCCAGCACAACAAGTCCCCCCCGTGCCCATCCGCTCACCGTCCCCCAAACACTTTTTTGGGGGCTCTTCTGCCTCGGGGAGCTTCTGGAACGAGGAAAAGGTGCTTGTGTGGGGGCTCGCAGCTCCTCTGTCCTGGGTCAGCGTCCCCATCTCCAGCACTGCAGACGTGTGCCCATggctgggggggcacagggagggtccctgcagagcccagggaTGGTGCCCAGCAGGGGACACGGCCACCTCACCCCGCTGCACCCCTCCGTGTCCCGTTGTGCCAAGTCCCCTGCCAGTGGGACGTTCCTCCTCATTTGGGATCAGCTCCATCCCCGCCAGCAGGAGCCTTCCAGGGGTTTCCAGGGAGCGTGGGGACagcccccagagccagcaggcacCGCAGGGACACTTTGGGCACGGCACAAGCAGTGCAGGATCCACGCAGTGACCCCCTTCCCCCGGGACATGCGCAAAGAACCGGTCGCATTGCTaagggtgctgcagcaggcggcatgggagctgctcagccccacgCTGCCCACATTTCCCCGCTCCTCAGTGTCCTGACCGATGTCTGGCACGGCAGGGGACAAGCGCAGGACACCTGCGCGGTGGGGACGGGGACCAGTCGTGGTGGGGAGGGCCCCTCGGTTCCCAGCTCCGTGGAGGTGTCGGCCAAGCAAGCTCAGCGATGGCTGGGGAGCGTTCGTTTCTCATGCAGGGGGGTTGATTAACAGCtagcagcagcagatggagaATTAAAAGAAAGCCACCCACTGGGTGGaagcaggcagaggaaaaggagcCTTTCCTCTCCAGGCAGGGACAGATCCCCTACCCGGCTCGGTGCCATCACCTCGGGTAGTAGTCCTCCGGGACCCCCGACAGGTTCCGGAGCTTCAGAGCCGCGTCCACCGTCTTGATGTAGCCGCTGATCATCTTCCTCATCTCGGGCGTGTAGGGGTCGTACTCCAGCTTCCTCAGGCCTGAGCGCTTGAAGTTGCCGTCCTTCTGGCCCTCGACGCAGAGCAGCCTGTCCTCGCAGGCGGCGAtgcccagcagccccaccaTGCGCTTCAGCTGGGCGAAGAGGTCGCGCTTCAGGTCCTCGAAGTGCACCACCAGCACCTTCCTGCCGTAGCGCAGCCAGTCCAGGGTGTGGGTGGCCCACCACGGCGCGTAGTTGGCCACGAACTCCGGCCACTCTGCAAAAATAGCACGGGGACGGTCAGGGGGTGACCCTGTGCCCCCAACCAGTGTCCCCTCTCACAGCTGGAGGGGCTTTGCGGAGCCCCTCTCCGATGGCTCGGCTTTTTGGGGGCAGCACGAGCTGTTGTCATCCTCGGGGACGGGGACACAGCTGTGGGTATGGATGGCTGCGAAATCACCGTTACCCCCGGGTTCCTGGCTAATTGATCCTCGCATAAAAATCGGGGGATAAAAAGGGTAATGAAACATGGACAACAAGCAGTGGATCTCCTGGCAGCGCGCTTACGATGCGTAAAAGCTCCGGGTACCTGCCTCTCCGTCTTGTCCTCCCCAAGAAACCGATGCCTGATTAATAGCTTAACTGCATTTAATTCCCCGGAGAATCATTAAACACGGTATCTGTTTCATTAAACAGATACAGGACAATTCACCTTGTGTAATCATATCACATAAAACTTTGCTTTGGAACGGCTCCAGGGACGCCGTAAAATTAATGGCACGGAACAAAACGCGGGGTTGCGCCGAGCCTCCAACCTCCGCCTGCGCGCGGCACAGCCGCGGCCGGGGGGGAGGCGAAACCTgcgaggcaggagggaggagcagCATTTTCCATCACTGAATCGCTCCAAAATTAGAGAGGGAAATGAGCTGGGAtcctgcggggctggggctggatgctcctgcgggggctttAGGCTCACGGAGCGGTGATGGGAGCGATCGTGGCCACGGAGCTGGCACCCTGCATGTGGTGTGAGACCCCACCTTTAATCATTTGGCCTTTTTGGTTGTTCTTTCGGCCTCGAGAtgatttatttaacaaaacaacCAAGCGCTAACTGCAAACCTGGCACAAATGGAATGTCCTCATGCAGGCTTTGCTTCCGTGCTGGGGGCAGCGAGGTCTCCAGCCCCTCGCTGGTGGCACGCACGTTTCCCAGCGAACCCCGACCCCATTAAAGACCCCAAATGATGGAAAATCTCCATCATTTCAATGGTTAATTAACCCTGCAATTAACCCGGTGGCTAATCACACATTAAAACGTGCGTCCCCTTTGGTTTGAGTAAGAGCCAGCAGCAATCCCTGAACCCCACCCCAGTGGGGGTGAAGCCAGCCCCAATGGAGAGGtgacagcaggaggcaggagggggtGACAGCTCCTGCGTGGGCATGGGTGTGGGGTCttggggtgctgagctgctgggggtgcTCAGCCCACAGCCGAAACGCCTTTGCCAGCAGCGAGCACATGGCAATAACGAAATCCAGGCACATAACcgcaacaacaggaaaaaaaaaaaaaaaaagatcccctTAAATAAACTCTGAATTAAGGGTAGCAGATGTTCAATCaagctaaatattttaactctttCCAATGAAGTCAATTCCACAACAGCAATTTGTAAATTGCTATAATTAACAAGCCTCCACAAGCTGTCTGTGCGTGGTGAAGGTGCCTTCCTCCGAGCAGCCGGGCTCGGCCGAAGGGGACGGTGGCAGGAGAGCGCCGCGCAGCACCCGCTGCCCCCCTAATTTTGCCTTAATGAGTTCAAGGCTTAATTTCACCCTGCAGACGCCCAGACCTTGACCCCGGGCGGTGGCACCGCTCGGGTTTTCCACGCCGGGaccctctctgtccctgctggtGCTCGTCCCCTACCTTTGCCCTTCCAGTGGGCGTGCGCGGCGAAGCCGATGTGCCCCCCGTACTTGCGGTTGAACTCGGCCATCAGCGCCTTGTAGGGGTTGCGGATGAGCAGGATGGCCGAGTCGAAGGACTCGATCTCCTTCTGGCCGCTCTCGTGGGTCTTGATGCAGATGGTCCTCCCGCTGCGCCAGTGGTCCCGCTCGCCCTTGAACCCTGCCGGGGTGGAGCAGACGTGAGGAGGAACGTCCACCCCTGAGCTCCTCAGcactttctgtgctgctgacacCCCCGAATATGGATGTGGTGTTCCTCAGCACGTCGCTGTTTTGAGCTGCTGTAGGGAAGTGCCTGGGGACAGTGCCTGTGGCATTGCTTTCGTTCCCAGCTCATGTTCCCAGGCGTTTTGGGGTGGCCCCACTGGGCAGGAGCTCCCGGGGCTTTCCTCTCTGACTGGTGCTCAGCAGGGACGGACGGATGCCAtggctccttcctcctctgcgTGCTGCTTTATTCCTGGGTTTTCTCCAAGGTGGGAATGGGTCAGGGGAGTTGGAAAAGAGGATTTTCTAGCTGAGACCAGAACCGCTTTCCCTAGCATTTCCTAGGGAGATCTGCTCAAAACCCAGCCTTTTTCACGGTGAAAAATGCCTTGCTTCATCTGCCACGGTCAGAGCCGCTTTGGTTCCTCCTCTAAAAATTTTCAGCACCCTCCACAGGTTGAAAGACACCAACACAAGGCAGAAATCCCAGTTCTGCCCCAAACTGCTCTCATTGCGAAGGCTCAAACGCACCACAGGAGGCTACGTCTACCCAAACCACTGCTCCCCGGGGCAGGCACGGGGCAGCACCGGGGGTACCCAGCCCCTCGCTCAGCTCACCCTTGTTGTAGAGCGACCCGTCGAAGTAGTAGCTGCCGGTGTAGAAGCCGGTGGCGAGCTCGATCAGGTGCCGTGCCCACGTGTTGCCGGCCCCAGGGAAGCTGGCCAGGGCCACGAGCTGCTTGGAGCGGGTGGGCAGGAACCTCCTGTCCATGCAGCGGTTGTCTGCAAGGAGGAAAcggggaggagaagaaaagctggGGGGCAGGAGCTGTTTTGGCAGGGCTAATGGGTCGAGGCACCGGGCTGCTTGAGGATTTCGGGCAGGGGCTGCTTGCTTGTGCCGTGGGGATGTCTCGGTTCCTTGCTGCTGCCCCCAAAAAATGCTAGGGCAGGGTGTGAGGTGGTGGTGACGGGGAGAGGTACCCTTGTGCCCTGCCCAGGGGACGTGGGAGCAGCCCAAAAGGGCCTCAGATGAGGGAAGGGGGTGCCGTGCCATCACCAGCTGCACGCTGATTAATTAGGAGTATGTAATGAGGGCACATTATCCACGCGGCGCTGCTGCTTTTGATGTCAGTGACTGCAAAAGCGTTTCCAGCACGGCCACAAAAGCAGGAACTGTGTCAGGAATGGGAACAAGCCATTCTGAGACAAAACGAGCCGAGTTTTGGACCTCGTTCGTTTTAGCTCTGATAAAGAAGCTTTCTGGGCAGAGAAAAACCCCACGAGAGCCCTCCCCAAGCATCTCCCCCCCCGTGCCAGCCAACACCACGCTTCCATTTCCATCCCTTGCCCCACCAGCAGTGAGATGCACGGGACAGGAGCCTTCCCGGGGGTTTCTCTGcctatttttttgcttttttccctttttttttttccccaccccgTGTGTCTGGTGAGCCCCGTTGGCTTCCCCTGCCGGCTGCCGCCGGTGGCGAGGAGAAAaacgcaggagcagggagggatcCTGCTGGAGGCAGATGGCAAACTGCTCTCTCCTGCACCGGAGTTAAGCAGTAATTAAAGCTGTTTGTTCACGGGAGGATTTATTTCCCgggaaatcaaaataaatggcgatttttaatggaaagcaaaaagctaCGCGGGCTGCCCGCGGGTGGCAGGAGCCGGGTGCCCACGTGGAGGGGTGCCCACAAAGCCAgggctgccccgagccccccgaAAGTACCCAAACCCTCACCTTGCACCTGGGTCTGGTAGACCAGCAGGAACTCGGGGGTGCCGCAGCTCTCGAACTCCTCTCCAGGGCACCTCTGGGCGCAGAGCTGCTCATCCTCGCGCTCGTGCAGGGTGAAGAGCGTGGTGGGGAAGCCGCAGAGGCAGGCGGTGCCGGCCAGCGCCGACAGCGGGTACTCCTGCGGGGATGGACACAGGGGCAGAGCcgtccctgctgccctcctccccctcctgtGCACAGCACCGGGGCGCTTTGGGTGCCCTCCGGGTGTTGGCACCCCCAGCTTGTTGCATGCACCCAAAGTATCCGGATTTATCCCCATTCCGTGGTGCTGCTCGCGGCGATTTAAGCAGGGAGAGTTTATTTCCCTGCTGCAAAGGGAGGTCCTCacctgtgtgttgttttttttttttgttttttttttttaatcctctggCTGGATAATTCACCTAATTTTTAATGGATAAATTAAAATGGATAAATTAAATGCCCACTCCCGGCCTGGCGGTGCCCACCCTGGATGAGCTGCTCCGTGTGGACACTTTTACTGTGGGCAGATTTGGTGCAAAACGGGGGCCAGCCTTCCCCTCCCG belongs to Aythya fuligula isolate bAytFul2 chromosome 17, bAytFul2.pri, whole genome shotgun sequence and includes:
- the CMKLR1 gene encoding chemokine-like receptor 1; amino-acid sequence: MALSNLSDYSDDLDNYNDYLDYTYEETSSAWSSPSHDPKDIARILSVVIYSVSCVLGILGNGLVIAIITLKMKRSVNAIWFLNLAVADFLFNIFLPINIAYTAMRYNWIFGTVMCKLNSFLLILNMYTSVLLLTTISFDRYVSVVFPVWSQNHRSTNLAYLVCLIIWTVGIIMSCPSLVFRDTAQARNSVICFSNFSLSRNKSYQALALMRHRTVNITRFLAGYILPITIITFCYVAIVFNLRRNRLAKSKKPFKIIVTIIVTFFLCWSPYHLLNLLETEPDMVSRSVFEIGIPITTALAASNSCMNPVLYVFMGQDFKKFKVTILSRLVNALSEETGHSSIVHRSFSKMSSMTEKETTVL
- the WSCD2 gene encoding WSC domain-containing protein 2, which produces MAKFLVKFQRYFRRRPVRFFTLLALYLAAGSLVFLHAGFTGEPRVAGSPRGPAAGEGQELPYLGVMQLSRGFPGAAGGRRRGPWFKSTAKEPAERSKAGDYGAARSRLLKGRSGREKDEDRAKYIGCYVDSTRRRTLRGVSFLDYKKMTVFRCQDNCAERGYLYAGLEFGAECYCGHKVQAPNASELECNMPCKGERGSTCGGANRLSIYRLELAQESARRHGSAVFRGCFRRPDNVSIALPASQPMPNMSVDKCVDFCTEKEYPLSALAGTACLCGFPTTLFTLHEREDEQLCAQRCPGEEFESCGTPEFLLVYQTQVQDNRCMDRRFLPTRSKQLVALASFPGAGNTWARHLIELATGFYTGSYYFDGSLYNKGFKGERDHWRSGRTICIKTHESGQKEIESFDSAILLIRNPYKALMAEFNRKYGGHIGFAAHAHWKGKEWPEFVANYAPWWATHTLDWLRYGRKVLVVHFEDLKRDLFAQLKRMVGLLGIAACEDRLLCVEGQKDGNFKRSGLRKLEYDPYTPEMRKMISGYIKTVDAALKLRNLSGVPEDYYPR